The Pseudomonas sp. GD03919 region GACGTGTTTTTTCTGCGCCGCGCCATAGGCGCCGCCCCAGGACACCACGGTGAGGCTGTCCTGGGCCGTTGCGGTGCTCGCGGTGAGTCCCAGCGCCGCCACCAGGGCGAAGGTGGAAACGCTGGTAGTCAGTGATCTAGCCATTGCTGTGCTCCATTTGCTTCTACTAGTTGTGGGGTGGGACTTCCGATCGATCCAGGGCCTGGCTGTCTTCCGGCAGCCAGGCGAGGGCGACTTCGTCATGAGCGCTGAGGTGCGGGGCCGAACTGTCGTTGAGGTTCTTCACCACCAGCTCGCTGCCGCTGGCAGTCTCGAAGTGATAGCGGATGTATTCGCCGACGTAGTGGCGGGTGACGAAGCGCGCCTTGACCTGGTTGCCGCTGCCGCCGAGGCGGTCGGTGAAGTTGAGCTTCTCCGGGCGTACCGACACCGTGGTCAGCTGGCCGACCTCGGTGCAGTTGGCCTTCAGCGCCCGGACCAGGCCGCCATCGTCCAGACGCACCTGCACGCTGTCTTCGGCGACGCTCTCGATCACCCCGGCCAGTTTGTTGCTCTCGCCGATGAAGTCGGCGACGAACAGGTTGGCCGGGCGTTCGTAGAGCACGTGCGGCGCCGCGCACTGCTGCACCACGCCGTTGTTGAACACGGCGATGCGGTCGCTCATGGTCAGCGCTTCGGTCTGGTCGTGGGTGACGTAGATCACGGTGAAGCCGAGCTGCTCGTGCAGGCGCTTGATCTCGAACTGCATCTGCTCGCGCAGTTTCTTGTCCAGCGCGCCGAGCGGCTCGTCCATCAGCACGATGTCCGGGGCGAAGATCAGTGCGCGGGCCAGGGCCACGCGCTGGCGCTGGCCGCCGGAGAGCTGGCCGGGGTAGCGGCCGCCGAAGGCCTGCAGTTCGACCAGGGCGAGGTAGTCCTCGACCTTGGCGCGAATCTCGTCCTTGGGCAATTTGCGGATTTTCAGGGGGTAGGCCAGGTTCTCGCGGATGGTCATGTGCGGGAACAGGGCGTACTGCTGGAAGACCATGCCGATGTTGCGAGCGTAGGGGGCGATGCTGGTGACGTTGCGGCCGTTGATCAGGATCTCGCCGCTGGTCACGTCCTCGAAGCCGGCGAGCATCATTAGGCAGGAGGTCTTGCCTGAGCCGGAGGGGCCGAGCAGGGTGATGAATTCGCCCTTGGCCACGTTGAGGTTGAAGTCCTTGACCACCAGGGTCTTGTGATCGTAGGTCTTCTTGACGTTGGTGAATCGCAGGAACGCGTCGTTCCCAGCTTGCGCAGCCATAGTGCTCCCCATTACCCGCAATCTGAAGTCAGCTCGTGGCCGTCTCCAACATCCTCAATCGATACGGCCCTATCGTGTAAGCCGTTCGTTATGTAAATAGCCAAAAGCAATAAGCACGCCAGGCGACCGCTATTTGGCCGATGACGCTCTGCTTCGCTGCCTGAAGCCTAGTTCAGCTTGCGCAGACGTGCCGTGTGGGTGTGGGAGGAAGTAACAGGCGGGAAGATGGAAGGCACCTGACGACACGCACTGGGTTGGTGCGTATCGCTCGAGCCTGGGGCGGGCGCCGGTTGCCGATCACATGGCCGTTGCGCCGCCAGACCCTAGCCCGGATGCAATCCGGGAATGGCCAGCGCCAGGCACCGCCCCGGATGGCATCCGG contains the following coding sequences:
- a CDS encoding ABC transporter ATP-binding protein; amino-acid sequence: MAAQAGNDAFLRFTNVKKTYDHKTLVVKDFNLNVAKGEFITLLGPSGSGKTSCLMMLAGFEDVTSGEILINGRNVTSIAPYARNIGMVFQQYALFPHMTIRENLAYPLKIRKLPKDEIRAKVEDYLALVELQAFGGRYPGQLSGGQRQRVALARALIFAPDIVLMDEPLGALDKKLREQMQFEIKRLHEQLGFTVIYVTHDQTEALTMSDRIAVFNNGVVQQCAAPHVLYERPANLFVADFIGESNKLAGVIESVAEDSVQVRLDDGGLVRALKANCTEVGQLTTVSVRPEKLNFTDRLGGSGNQVKARFVTRHYVGEYIRYHFETASGSELVVKNLNDSSAPHLSAHDEVALAWLPEDSQALDRSEVPPHN